Proteins from a single region of Mycoplasma leachii PG50:
- a CDS encoding peroxiredoxin has product MKNYQLKDHKNNLVELNSLVGSKGLVLFFYPKAKTSLCTLEVIEYQKHLDEFKQLGFNVVGVSQDEPNKNDEFCCEQNLSFLLLSDLNKDLVNEFNLTSETIVLDDEPFVKYERSTFVLDNQLNLLKEFRNVDHIEHVSDLLEYLKKND; this is encoded by the coding sequence ATGAAAAATTATCAATTAAAAGATCATAAAAATAACTTAGTAGAATTAAACAGCTTGGTAGGATCTAAAGGTTTAGTGCTATTTTTTTATCCTAAAGCTAAAACCTCTTTGTGCACTTTAGAAGTTATAGAATATCAAAAACATTTAGATGAATTTAAGCAATTAGGATTTAATGTAGTTGGAGTTAGTCAAGATGAACCTAATAAAAATGATGAATTTTGTTGTGAACAAAATTTAAGCTTTTTATTACTTTCTGATTTAAACAAAGATTTAGTAAATGAATTTAACTTAACAAGTGAAACAATTGTTTTAGATGATGAACCATTTGTTAAATATGAACGTTCAACATTTGTTTTAGATAACCAATTAAATTTATTAAAAGAATTTAGAAATGTTGATCATATTGAACATGTTAGTGATCTTTTAGAGTACTTAAAAAAGAATGACTAA
- a CDS encoding type II restriction enzyme, with amino-acid sequence MNINEAWNKLFDKYKILDEINKKGFYIIKTETIKEFNEPRLMAKFDSSLKLPEIFKQHNINILPISKKKYILSSFKLYEYIGQLGENNKNNIEKIIIEHNYQSININNISSESSAIMSLILTRTLDNFLVENDNTMTFFGRMWTKNFDFFIDKIDNKSMKIEVNNSQCEIDAGLENKKSLVILEAKLSSDPDFNIRQLYYPFRLWSNKVEKPIRLVFINYFNQIFRLFEYKFEDINNLSLIKLIKQKSYSLYNTKITLDDIYKVFRN; translated from the coding sequence ATGAATATAAATGAAGCTTGAAACAAACTTTTTGATAAATACAAAATTCTAGATGAAATAAATAAAAAAGGTTTTTATATAATAAAAACTGAAACTATTAAGGAATTTAATGAACCAAGATTAATGGCTAAATTCGATAGTTCTTTAAAACTACCTGAAATTTTCAAACAACACAATATTAATATTTTACCTATTAGTAAAAAGAAATATATACTATCTAGTTTTAAACTATATGAATATATTGGTCAGCTTGGTGAAAATAATAAAAATAATATAGAAAAAATCATAATTGAACATAATTATCAGTCAATTAACATTAATAATATTTCTTCTGAATCAAGTGCTATTATGAGCTTAATTCTAACTAGAACATTAGATAATTTTTTAGTCGAAAACGATAATACAATGACATTCTTTGGTAGAATGTGAACAAAAAACTTTGATTTTTTTATAGATAAAATAGATAACAAAAGTATGAAAATTGAAGTTAATAATTCTCAATGCGAAATAGATGCCGGTTTAGAAAACAAAAAATCACTTGTTATTTTAGAAGCAAAATTATCAAGTGATCCAGACTTTAATATTAGACAATTGTACTATCCATTTAGACTATGATCTAATAAAGTTGAAAAACCTATTAGATTAGTCTTTATAAATTACTTTAATCAAATTTTTAGATTATTTGAATATAAATTTGAAGATATTAATAATTTATCTTTGATTAAACTAATTAAACAAAAAAGCTACTCTTTATACAATACTAAAATAACACTTGATGATATTTATAAAGTTTTTAGAAACTAA
- a CDS encoding PTS fructose transporter subunit IIC, which yields MSTDQKIIDFNEKDQLEGLKNIVAITACAAGVAHTYMAADSISKAAKALNINVHVETQGTIGAENVISDQQLQQADLVIIAADVKIDTYRFNGKKIYITGVNDAIKNPELLIRTAWQQAVEQGKKGTKVGVFTIGATKKKGILNHLMTGISWVLPLIIAAGILMAIANLSAFQTIYSDQVGDYTQAWVLYERPFPQFLMNVGSLGFKLVIPLFSAFIAYSIADKPGIAPALIGGWIINDNKMLGINVPVSENSSIEPGAGFLGAIIVGLLAGYLVKLLKSLRWWKILKPVVPLMIIPIISVFIISTFVKFVIGAPIANLVLGLFNGLSALQDKFAGTSFVIALVVSMMIAFDLGGPFNKTALVFGTVVFYQSLAQVLSNGQTFWDANFVPGTAAQAAISVPPLGMFLATLLFKKKFTQNERVMGKAAFAQGIVGITEGAIPFAATDPIRVIFANVIGAAVAGVGVTLTNAKFAAGLGSPIGVFLGYIQLDGILGWPMGWIIPILLGILTTALIIGFTKPKIKGEELEQLEKELKDKKIKRIQAHKNFKQAIKSPKMMFALIKKVVKKWWTNYINEVKEFYSNAWKQIKKYFILKWMNTKNFFNRLKQMFSKKK from the coding sequence ATGTCAACTGATCAAAAAATTATTGATTTTAATGAAAAAGATCAATTAGAAGGATTAAAAAATATAGTCGCTATTACTGCTTGTGCTGCTGGTGTTGCTCATACTTATATGGCAGCTGATAGTATTAGTAAAGCTGCAAAAGCACTTAATATTAATGTTCATGTTGAAACACAAGGAACAATTGGTGCTGAAAATGTTATATCAGATCAACAACTACAACAAGCTGATCTTGTTATAATTGCAGCTGATGTTAAGATTGATACTTATAGATTTAATGGTAAAAAAATTTATATAACAGGTGTTAATGATGCGATTAAAAATCCTGAATTATTAATTAGAACAGCTTGACAGCAAGCAGTAGAACAAGGTAAAAAAGGAACCAAAGTTGGTGTTTTTACAATTGGAGCTACTAAGAAAAAAGGTATATTAAACCATTTAATGACAGGTATTTCATGAGTATTACCATTAATTATTGCAGCAGGAATATTAATGGCTATAGCTAATTTATCTGCATTTCAAACTATTTATTCAGATCAGGTTGGAGACTATACTCAAGCTTGAGTATTATATGAGAGACCTTTTCCACAATTTTTAATGAATGTAGGTTCTTTAGGATTTAAACTAGTAATACCATTATTTTCTGCATTTATTGCATATTCGATTGCTGATAAACCAGGTATAGCTCCTGCTTTAATTGGTGGTTGAATTATTAATGATAATAAAATGTTAGGAATAAATGTTCCAGTTTCAGAAAATTCTTCTATTGAGCCAGGTGCTGGTTTTTTAGGAGCAATTATTGTTGGATTATTAGCTGGATATCTTGTTAAATTGTTAAAGTCTTTACGTTGATGAAAAATTTTAAAACCTGTTGTTCCATTAATGATTATTCCTATTATTTCAGTATTTATAATTAGTACTTTTGTTAAATTTGTTATTGGAGCACCTATTGCTAATTTAGTTTTAGGATTATTTAATGGTTTATCTGCTTTACAAGATAAATTTGCTGGAACTTCATTTGTGATTGCTTTAGTTGTTTCAATGATGATTGCTTTTGATTTAGGAGGACCATTTAATAAAACTGCATTAGTATTTGGTACTGTTGTGTTTTATCAATCACTAGCTCAAGTGTTATCAAATGGACAAACTTTTTGAGATGCAAACTTTGTTCCTGGAACAGCAGCTCAAGCAGCTATTTCAGTTCCACCTTTAGGAATGTTTTTAGCAACTTTATTATTTAAAAAGAAATTTACACAAAATGAACGCGTTATGGGAAAAGCAGCTTTTGCTCAAGGTATTGTTGGTATTACAGAAGGAGCAATACCATTTGCTGCAACAGATCCAATTAGAGTAATTTTTGCAAATGTAATTGGTGCTGCTGTTGCTGGAGTTGGTGTAACTTTAACTAATGCTAAATTTGCAGCTGGTTTAGGCTCACCTATAGGTGTATTTTTAGGATATATTCAATTAGATGGAATACTAGGTTGACCAATGGGATGAATTATTCCTATTTTACTAGGTATTTTAACAACTGCTTTAATCATAGGGTTTACAAAACCAAAAATTAAAGGAGAAGAATTAGAACAATTAGAAAAAGAATTAAAAGATAAAAAAATAAAACGTATTCAAGCACATAAAAACTTTAAACAAGCAATTAAAAGTCCTAAAATGATGTTTGCTTTAATTAAAAAAGTAGTTAAAAAATGATGAACTAATTATATAAATGAAGTTAAAGAATTTTATTCAAATGCTTGAAAACAAATTAAAAAATACTTTATTTTAAAATGAATGAATACTAAAAATTTCTTTAACAGATTAAAACAAATGTTTAGTAAGAAAAAATAG
- a CDS encoding glycoside hydrolase family 1 protein — MFKFKKDFWWGAASSGCQTESDKDKPNLNIMDYWYKQTPTDFYDNKGPNITCDTYSNYKTDVKLMSEIGLNSFRTSIQWTRLIKNLYTGEVDLKQVEFYRNYFLEIKKNNIKLIVNLFHFDTPIELENIGGWTNKKTVELYFLYAKQCFKYFSDLVDYWTTFNEPIVLVDGCYLNKWYYPKISNLKLAIQAAYNTILAHCKVANYFHSYFKNDQNKKISIILNLTPTIPKNSESKHLKAAKIRDELLNKSFLNAVIKGQFSNFLIKFLNENNLMPEYDQLELNEIKKTRIDFLAVNYYQPARVQAPNNNLDNPKDLKLENWFEVYVDKKSRINPYRGWEIHPQTLYDIAIDIKNNYDNIPWIVSENGIGVSDENRFLNKQGYIDDQYRIDFIKEHLIYLYKAIEQGSNCFGYHMWTLIDNWSWANGFKNRYGFISLDTKTLKRTIKKSGYWIKQVIKDQGFE; from the coding sequence ATGTTTAAATTTAAAAAAGATTTTTGGTGAGGTGCTGCTAGTTCTGGGTGTCAGACTGAATCAGATAAAGATAAACCAAATTTAAATATTATGGATTATTGATACAAACAAACACCAACAGATTTTTATGATAATAAAGGACCTAATATTACTTGCGATACTTATTCTAACTATAAAACTGATGTTAAATTAATGAGTGAAATTGGATTAAACAGTTTTAGAACTTCTATTCAATGAACAAGATTAATAAAAAATTTATATACAGGTGAAGTTGATTTAAAACAAGTAGAGTTTTATAGAAATTATTTTTTAGAAATTAAAAAAAATAATATTAAATTAATTGTTAATTTATTTCATTTTGATACACCTATTGAATTAGAAAATATTGGTGGTTGAACTAATAAAAAAACAGTAGAATTATATTTTTTATATGCTAAACAATGTTTTAAATATTTTAGTGATTTAGTTGATTATTGAACAACATTTAATGAACCTATAGTTTTAGTAGATGGATGTTATTTAAATAAGTGATATTATCCAAAAATTAGTAACTTAAAATTAGCAATTCAAGCAGCATACAACACAATACTAGCTCATTGCAAAGTAGCTAATTATTTTCATTCTTATTTTAAAAATGATCAAAATAAAAAAATATCAATAATATTAAATCTTACTCCAACAATACCAAAAAATAGTGAATCAAAACATTTAAAAGCAGCAAAAATTAGAGATGAATTACTTAATAAATCTTTTTTAAATGCAGTTATAAAAGGACAATTTAGTAATTTTTTAATCAAATTTTTAAATGAAAATAATTTAATGCCTGAATATGATCAATTAGAATTAAATGAAATTAAAAAAACAAGAATTGATTTTTTAGCTGTGAATTATTATCAACCAGCAAGAGTACAAGCACCAAACAATAATTTAGATAACCCAAAAGATTTAAAACTAGAAAATTGATTTGAAGTATATGTTGATAAAAAAAGTAGAATTAATCCTTATAGAGGTTGAGAAATTCACCCACAAACACTATATGATATAGCTATAGATATTAAAAATAATTATGATAATATACCTTGAATAGTTTCAGAAAATGGAATTGGTGTGAGTGATGAAAATAGGTTTTTAAACAAACAAGGTTATATTGATGATCAATATCGTATAGATTTTATAAAAGAACATTTAATTTATTTATATAAAGCAATAGAACAAGGTTCAAATTGTTTTGGTTATCATATGTGAACATTAATTGATAATTGAAGCTGAGCTAATGGTTTTAAAAATAGATATGGTTTTATAAGTTTAGATACAAAAACATTAAAAAGAACAATTAAAAAATCAGGTTATTGAATTAAACAAGTAATTAAAGATCAAGGATTTGAATAA
- a CDS encoding ROK family protein codes for MVLVFDVGGMSTKIALIDSKTDQFIIKDQIIYSNFINGQSLLFEIKKKINQFKNNNLKAICISSCGIINSISGEISGSSAIKDYYLINYKKDLKEFNIPIFIENDANCAAICESEMGVVKNNKNAVFLVIGTGIGGAIIINKMLYKGSNLFAGEFGCSLVKIQNNQYINVSESYSAKAIETNYFTLTNKKITAKEIFNKYKEDKVAKKVINKTINGLCKLMINITAIIDPEVFVIGGAVSQNQLFINLLNKKFKKYMIISNINLNIKIKPAMFFNDANIYGAYLLYKKDLYV; via the coding sequence ATGGTATTAGTTTTTGATGTTGGTGGAATGTCTACTAAAATTGCTTTAATTGATAGTAAAACAGATCAATTTATAATAAAAGATCAAATAATTTATTCTAATTTTATAAATGGTCAATCTCTATTATTTGAAATTAAAAAAAAGATCAATCAATTTAAAAATAATAATCTAAAAGCAATTTGTATTTCTAGTTGTGGAATTATTAATTCAATTAGTGGAGAGATTTCAGGTTCTTCAGCTATTAAAGATTATTATTTAATAAATTATAAAAAAGATTTAAAAGAATTTAACATACCTATTTTTATTGAAAATGATGCTAATTGCGCTGCTATTTGTGAATCTGAAATGGGAGTTGTTAAAAATAATAAAAACGCTGTTTTTTTAGTGATTGGAACTGGAATTGGTGGAGCAATTATTATAAATAAAATGTTATATAAAGGAAGTAATTTATTTGCTGGAGAATTTGGATGTAGTCTAGTTAAAATTCAAAATAATCAGTATATTAATGTTTCAGAAAGTTATTCAGCAAAAGCTATTGAAACTAACTATTTTACTTTAACAAATAAAAAAATAACAGCTAAAGAAATTTTTAATAAATATAAAGAAGATAAAGTTGCTAAAAAAGTTATAAATAAAACAATTAATGGTCTTTGTAAACTAATGATTAACATCACAGCTATTATTGATCCAGAAGTGTTTGTAATTGGTGGAGCTGTTAGTCAAAATCAATTATTTATCAACCTATTAAATAAGAAGTTTAAAAAATATATGATTATATCTAATATTAATTTAAATATAAAGATTAAACCAGCGATGTTTTTTAATGATGCTAATATTTATGGAGCTTATCTTTTATATAAAAAGGATTTATATGTTTAA
- a CDS encoding PTS sugar transporter subunit IIA — translation MNKEIFNINHVFIDVDVNSKKQAFEIIALKFYLLGFTTDKNKALKGLKKREKEGSTGFNDGIAIPHAKIKEITKPGIFVFKFKNGVEWDSIDNSLVTIAIALAIQENDSANDHLKILSSIARKLVDDDFRKDLNKANNVDQLYQLISKVEII, via the coding sequence ATGAATAAAGAAATATTTAACATAAATCATGTTTTTATTGATGTTGATGTTAATTCTAAAAAACAAGCTTTTGAAATTATTGCTTTAAAATTTTATCTACTAGGTTTTACAACAGATAAAAATAAAGCTCTTAAAGGTTTAAAAAAAAGAGAGAAAGAAGGTTCAACAGGATTTAATGATGGAATTGCTATTCCTCATGCAAAAATTAAAGAAATTACAAAACCTGGAATATTTGTTTTTAAATTTAAAAATGGTGTTGAATGGGATTCTATTGATAATAGTTTAGTTACAATTGCTATTGCTTTAGCTATTCAAGAAAATGATAGTGCAAATGATCATTTAAAAATTTTAAGTAGTATTGCTAGAAAATTAGTTGATGATGATTTTAGAAAAGACTTAAATAAAGCTAATAATGTTGATCAGTTATATCAATTAATTAGTAAAGTTGAGATTATTTAG
- a CDS encoding DUF7226 domain-containing protein — protein MIFIKFLETKVIYTDNQYESDTVFIQADSFWRIIDILEFLSRKTKTKKQIAQIMNFTDRQADYYFNAGKYLKLWDKNKNTKQVFLTNIAKKIIKLNYKQRQLKLVSLILEHKIFNELFIQTYTNQQFPTKEKIISIMLENNVCSKNLVERRSNSVLAWIKWIFNLTNI, from the coding sequence ATGATATTTATAAAGTTTTTAGAAACTAAAGTTATTTACACAGATAACCAATATGAATCGGATACTGTTTTTATTCAGGCAGATTCTTTTTGAAGAATTATAGATATATTAGAATTTTTATCAAGAAAAACTAAAACTAAAAAGCAAATTGCGCAAATTATGAATTTTACAGATAGGCAAGCTGACTATTATTTTAATGCTGGTAAATATTTAAAATTGTGAGATAAGAATAAAAATACCAAACAAGTGTTTTTGACTAATATAGCTAAAAAGATAATAAAACTTAATTACAAACAACGTCAATTAAAATTGGTAAGTTTAATTCTAGAACATAAGATATTTAACGAATTGTTTATCCAAACTTATACTAACCAACAATTCCCAACCAAGGAAAAAATTATTAGCATTATGCTGGAAAATAACGTGTGTAGTAAAAATCTAGTGGAGAGAAGATCTAATTCAGTTCTTGCTTGAATAAAATGGATTTTTAATTTAACAAATATTTAA
- a CDS encoding glycoside hydrolase family 38 N-terminal domain-containing protein, whose amino-acid sequence MSWNIYVVCHTHWDKEWYFTKQDSDVLLCSNLNQITKILSSNDEYKSFTYDGQVSIIDDYLIYYPENEAQIKKLCEQKKLIVGPWYTQPDFFNTTSESIIRNLLIGINLSKKYNADYLKTAYVPDSFGHNNQMPQIYKSFNLNNFIYWRGIKNSQLKKAGTLHYWQGIDKTKITSYNFYYGYWVLGSKFAYTKLTKDNLKKEAVEFLKNITPILNQLKKVTKNSNNNLLLPLGGDQAPIVELTPEFFKQVNKLSNDNWILTDYDTYFKNIDNSNLKTIKGELKSPSKARIHKTIASQRYDIKQLLKTVEHNLYNVLEPLAIYYKYLTNKYEKQIINNALKLILTSQAHDSIGCCNSDETNLNIYNRLLQANYLIESQITKLIKNLSLNINLKENQVLVFNSNSFYKNNIFKELNIFTSFNNFKIYHNKKAVDFILLDQQYHNDGMIVNLEKQGEISSKTKGFYSSKIVVNNLKIDPFKFEILDIVQSDKKPINSSFNNIKTNRFDIWINDDNTIAFLDKITNKKYHNQFMIYAQHDFGDSYDYSPLTETNQIISKLIDVKIVKVEYSSNNNVLIQLKNTYQIPYDTTKTKYINQEFDISLLFTNDSIIKIKINTLNKSTQIRWRIISNCDQINNYSYADQCYCEIKRPVELTKDLLVWKKENWVEKPVGIETNESYVYLKSNRSKTGFVTLGTNEYEIINKKEIHLTLFRSIDVLGRNNLLWRPNRASGTSEFSIKTDDARLLYKNLEFNLYWFDINSSTNIAQLANNLITPTCYYQNQKFNNLKKRFDRFLFINDKINTNKIPIYSLIKNLNKNIIIKTIKLAENDDFVIIRCFNNSKTNQQFSLLINNQLVSFNKLNMLEEIKNKDLKTDWLRPYEIGTYSFKLFE is encoded by the coding sequence ATGTCATGAAACATATATGTTGTTTGTCACACACACTGAGATAAAGAATGATATTTTACAAAACAAGATAGTGATGTATTATTATGTTCAAATTTAAATCAAATAACTAAAATATTAAGTTCAAATGATGAATATAAGTCATTTACTTATGATGGTCAAGTTTCAATTATTGATGATTATTTAATATATTATCCAGAAAATGAAGCACAAATTAAAAAACTGTGTGAACAAAAAAAGCTTATAGTTGGACCATGATATACACAACCAGATTTTTTTAACACAACTTCTGAATCAATAATTAGAAATTTATTAATTGGTATTAATTTATCTAAAAAATATAATGCAGATTATTTAAAAACAGCTTATGTTCCCGATTCTTTTGGACATAATAACCAAATGCCTCAAATTTATAAAAGCTTTAATTTAAATAATTTTATTTATTGAAGGGGTATAAAAAATAGTCAATTAAAAAAAGCTGGAACTTTACATTATTGACAAGGAATAGATAAAACTAAAATCACATCTTATAATTTTTATTATGGTTATTGAGTACTTGGTTCCAAATTTGCTTATACTAAATTAACAAAAGATAATTTAAAAAAAGAAGCTGTAGAGTTTTTAAAAAATATCACTCCAATCTTAAATCAATTAAAAAAAGTAACTAAAAATTCGAATAATAATTTATTATTACCACTTGGTGGAGATCAAGCTCCGATTGTAGAACTAACTCCAGAATTTTTTAAACAAGTTAACAAATTATCTAATGATAATTGAATATTAACTGATTATGATACTTATTTTAAAAATATAGATAATAGCAATTTAAAAACTATAAAAGGTGAATTAAAATCACCATCTAAAGCAAGAATTCATAAAACAATAGCTTCACAAAGATATGATATTAAACAATTATTAAAAACAGTTGAACATAATTTATATAACGTTTTAGAACCATTAGCTATATATTACAAATATCTAACTAACAAATACGAAAAACAAATCATTAATAATGCATTAAAACTAATTTTAACTAGTCAAGCTCATGATTCAATAGGGTGTTGTAATTCAGATGAAACTAATTTAAATATTTATAATAGATTACTACAAGCTAATTATTTAATTGAATCTCAAATTACTAAACTTATTAAAAATTTATCTTTAAATATTAATTTAAAAGAAAATCAAGTTTTAGTATTTAACTCTAATTCATTTTATAAAAACAATATTTTTAAAGAACTAAATATTTTTACTTCATTTAATAATTTTAAAATTTATCATAATAAAAAAGCTGTTGATTTTATTTTATTAGATCAACAATATCATAATGATGGAATGATTGTTAATTTAGAAAAACAAGGAGAAATAAGTAGTAAAACTAAAGGCTTTTATAGTTCAAAAATTGTTGTCAATAATTTAAAAATAGACCCTTTCAAATTTGAGATTTTAGATATAGTTCAATCTGATAAAAAACCAATAAATTCTAGTTTTAATAATATAAAAACTAATAGATTTGATATATGAATTAATGATGATAATACTATTGCTTTTTTAGATAAAATTACTAATAAAAAATATCATAATCAATTTATGATTTATGCTCAACATGATTTTGGGGATTCTTATGATTATTCACCACTAACTGAAACAAATCAAATAATTTCAAAACTAATAGATGTAAAAATTGTTAAAGTAGAATACAGTTCTAATAACAATGTTTTAATTCAATTAAAAAATACTTATCAAATACCATATGATACAACAAAAACAAAATATATAAATCAAGAATTTGATATTAGTTTATTATTTACAAATGATTCAATTATTAAAATAAAAATTAATACTTTAAATAAATCAACACAAATAAGATGAAGAATAATTTCAAATTGTGATCAAATAAATAATTATTCTTATGCTGATCAATGCTATTGTGAAATAAAAAGACCAGTAGAACTAACTAAAGACTTATTAGTTTGAAAAAAAGAAAATTGAGTAGAAAAACCTGTTGGAATTGAAACTAATGAAAGTTATGTTTATTTAAAATCTAATAGATCAAAAACAGGATTTGTTACACTTGGTACTAATGAGTATGAAATTATTAATAAAAAAGAAATTCATTTAACTTTATTTAGAAGTATTGATGTATTAGGAAGAAATAATTTATTATGAAGACCAAATAGAGCTAGTGGTACTAGTGAGTTTAGTATAAAAACTGATGATGCTAGATTATTGTATAAAAATCTTGAATTTAATTTATATTGATTTGATATAAATAGCTCTACTAATATAGCTCAATTAGCAAATAATTTAATAACTCCAACTTGTTATTATCAAAATCAAAAATTTAATAATTTAAAAAAACGTTTTGACAGATTTTTATTTATAAATGACAAAATAAATACTAATAAAATACCAATTTACTCACTTATTAAAAACTTAAATAAAAATATCATTATTAAAACAATAAAACTTGCTGAAAATGATGACTTTGTTATCATTAGATGTTTTAACAATTCAAAAACAAACCAACAATTCAGTTTATTAATAAATAATCAATTAGTAAGTTTTAATAAGTTAAATATGTTAGAAGAAATAAAAAATAAAGATCTTAAAACTGATTGATTAAGACCATATGAAATAGGTACTTATTCATTTAAATTATTTGAATAA
- a CDS encoding DNA adenine methylase produces the protein MKWVGGKRQLLNEIISLIPEKINTYVEPFLGGGAVLFFVQPKKAIVNDLNKELINVYNTIKNNSKELISKLRELKSLNSEKYFYDLRSLDRNNDFHQLDNVFRAARIIYLNKTCYNGLFRLNKAGQFNTPYGRYKKPNIFDLNNILEMSRYFNDNNIQIINKSYEEVLKNLKKGDFVYLDPPYMPLSSSSSFTGYTQSGFDENQQIKLKQICDALNKKGVKFLLSNSDHPFIKDLYKNYTITIIKAKRVINSKSDKRGEINEILVRNY, from the coding sequence TTAAAATGAGTTGGAGGAAAAAGACAATTATTGAATGAAATTATTTCTCTAATACCAGAGAAAATCAATACGTATGTTGAACCTTTTCTAGGTGGCGGAGCTGTATTATTTTTTGTTCAGCCAAAAAAAGCTATAGTAAACGATTTAAATAAAGAATTGATTAATGTTTATAACACTATTAAAAATAACTCTAAGGAATTAATATCTAAATTAAGAGAATTAAAATCACTAAATTCAGAAAAGTATTTTTATGACTTAAGATCATTAGATAGAAATAATGATTTTCATCAATTAGATAACGTTTTTAGAGCAGCAAGAATAATTTACCTAAACAAGACTTGCTATAACGGATTGTTTAGATTAAACAAAGCAGGTCAATTTAATACCCCATATGGTAGATACAAAAAGCCTAATATATTTGATTTGAACAATATATTAGAAATGTCAAGATATTTCAATGATAATAATATTCAAATTATTAACAAAAGTTACGAAGAAGTTCTTAAAAATCTTAAAAAGGGGGATTTTGTTTATTTAGATCCTCCTTATATGCCTTTAAGTAGCTCTTCTTCATTTACAGGTTATACACAAAGCGGTTTTGATGAAAATCAACAAATCAAATTAAAGCAAATCTGTGATGCATTGAATAAAAAGGGTGTTAAGTTTTTATTGTCTAATTCAGATCATCCATTTATAAAAGATTTATATAAGAATTATACAATTACTATTATCAAGGCTAAAAGAGTAATTAATAGCAAATCTGATAAAAGAGGAGAAATTAACGAAATATTAGTAAGAAATTATTAG